In the genome of Mastomys coucha isolate ucsf_1 unplaced genomic scaffold, UCSF_Mcou_1 pScaffold21, whole genome shotgun sequence, the window GTGTTAGTTATATAGGCCGCAGGGCTTCCGGCGTGCTGGGGAAGTGctctctacctctgagccacacccccagcccagtCGAGACCTGAGCTTGTGATCTTCTGCCTCACCTTGCTGTAGCTGAGACTACAGGCTTGCTCTGCTAGCCCAACTCTACTGTGCAGACCTTGGGTGGAGGCAGCGGTCGGCCACATCCTCATGTGGGGAAACTGCAAACTCACATCACTGATGTGCAGTAGGGTAGATGTTAGAGGCATGCTCAACTCAGGGTAGATTCAGCTCACAGTGGGCTTATCAGGACAGAGTGCCATCGCAAGGGAAGGAGCATCTCTGGGTAGACAATCCGACATGACCTGAGATTTCAGGCATCTCCTTCCACCCCAAACCATGTTTCCCAGGGCTGCAGAGCCTGCCTGAGATAGTTCTGTGAGCCCTTAGTTGGCTGTTTGCCTGTGTGCTGCTTACTCCCCAGTGAAGTAAGACTGAGTAGACTGAGCCAGGTACAAAGCAGATGCAGGGTCCGTGAGTGCAGGGTGTGGCAGAGCTcccctgtaatcctggcactctaAAGGTAGGCTCTCAAGTTTGAGGCAGTCTCAGAAAACCATAtccgccccccccccaagaaacaAATAAGTCATtctcttggttttatttatttatttatttacttatatcacatttatttagtgtatatgtaGAGTTCAGTAGACAACTGAAGCAAGGTGTTTGCTTCTACCATGCAGTTTCCAGGGCCCAAAGCCAGGTTGCTATGTTGGTGGCAAGGGCCattgtctgctgagccatcttgtcagcccttaCTTACtgtggcttttcaagacaggtgGCAGTCTTGTCCCAGCTTGCTTGGATCTCACTGTGTTCCTCGGGCTAGCATCACATTTATAGCAGTCTAGAATCGTAGGCATggcccaccatgcctggcttcattcATTTACTGCTTATTTATTTCGCTTTTTGGAGGCAGGTCTTCCcaggtagctctggctggcctgacaCTAGACATGTAGCCTCAGCTAACTTCAAACTTAAAGCAGTCCCCCTGCCTCCGCCTACAATTGCAGGGTTTACAGGCAGCCACCACCACTGCTGACCTGATTCACTTTATGTTAATGCTTGGCCAGAGCTGTCACATATAAGCCACTCAGGTGGGGTCCCCACAAGGATGTCACCTCTGAGGGGGACACTGAAAATTTATCTCAATAAATGTGTGCCAAACGGAGGGAATATGTGTGACTCTCTAACAAAAGGACTTCTCTGAAAAATAGAAGCAGTGACCCAAGTTTACAGAAGAATGTCCCACAGGCATCCTTTAGCAGCCTTCGGTGGCCCCACTGGGAAAGTGGGCACTTTCCATACatcctcaccctccctccctcatcccctgcAATGCCACTTCTCAGAGCCACCAGGgctggccatcttgctgacctcccttccctctccagaACATAGATACGCTGGAACGAGTGGCGGGGTTGGCACCCCAGGACCTGGTGGAGGCCCATGGCACCTTCTACACATCACACTGCGTCAACACCTCCTGTGGAAAAGAATACTCGATGAGCTGGATGAAAGGTGAGGCTGGACTTCAGGGCAGGTGGGCGGGTGAGCCTCAGCTCCCACTGCTTGCCTGCTATAGCCAGGCTGCAAGGGCTGCGCCCCAGGGTACTCTGCTCTTGCTACTCAGTGAATTGGATGGTTTCTTCTGAGGCTAGgcttccctatgtagcccaggctggcctgcagcttgcacttctgcctcagtctcGCTATAACTGAGATTGCAGGTGAGCACTATGGTACTCAGCTGTCTTGCTTTTTATGGTAGCTGTAGAAGCTCAAGGATTCAAGGTGGGGGCAAGTCTTTGCTCCCACGCCACCCCTCTGCTGGGCTGTCATCCATATGAACCGCAGAGCATAACATGTGGGCTCAGTGTAGACTTCCATCCTCAATGGTCATGCAGCTTCTGTGTCTCCAGGTATTTACTATCTTACGTGAAAGTTCTTGCATCGGGGCAAACACGGCTACATTCTGAGGAAGGTGTTGCACAGCAGAACCTTCTGAAATGAGGAAGTCTGTGTCTACATCCAACATGGCTCCACTTGCTCCATGTGTCTACTGAGCACTAGAGTGGGCATGCTGAGCCAAAgagtcccaggaactgaactcaagctgtCAGGCTTGAAGATGGAGCTTCTTACCATCTGAACCACCTTGCTGGCCCAAAacagtttaatttttcttttctttctttttcttttttttaaagatagggtctctagccgggcagtagtggcgcacgcctttaatcccagcacttgggaggcagaggtgggtggatttctgagttcaaggccagcctggtctacagagtgagttccaggacagccagggctacacagagaaaccctgtctcgaaaaaccaaacaaaaccaaacaaaaccaaacaaaaaactagagtCTCTAATTTCATTAACTGTTTGTTGATTTAAATTGTAGAAGTCACACGAGGAGCCATGGTATATGCCTGTTAGCCTattgggaaatagaggcaggagggtcaggagttcagggctagccttggctacataccaaattccaggccaggctgggctacatgatgaaaataaaaataaaaagtaatccaTTTTATATAAGTAGCTCAGACTTGCACATTGGACAGTTCAGGAGGAGGTTGTGAGAGGGAAGCTGGATGCCATGCTGGGTAAGATGAGTGCTGGAAGCACACATGACAAGGCTCATGGGTGTCACTGCTGTCACTGTCCCCATTCATGTGAGGACACAGTAACCAAGAGAGATAGCCAGTCCCCATGCCCGAGTGCCAGCACCAGCCTGTTTCAGGCAGCCATTGTGTTGAGCCTGAAGCTGCGGTATCACTGTGGGAGTCCATTTCTATATTCTTTATGCTGACTTCACAAAGCCTCTGGTGTCCCCTTGAGGTCAGAACAGCTGTGGCCTTTGTAGTAGGATCCTGGAAGGTGGCTTCTCTGACAGAATGCCAGCCAGCTGCCCCCAGAATGAGGGTTCCTGAGCAGCCCAAGTGTGCACAGCTGGGGGTGATGGACAATGGACATCATCCCCTTTATGTCCCTGTGGAATCGCATCTACCACCCACAAAATAGCGTGTTTGTGCAGAAATATCCCCAGCAGTGGCCATTAAAACTTCACCctgtgaatggatggatgagtggctGACAGAGTGAGCTCCAGTCCTGTGGGCTGCAAGTGACAGATGTGCTTTCAGACTCTCTGATCCATAAGTAAGAAGGAGTGTTGATTTTCATAAGGGTATTCTGTCCCATAAGGAGTCTGTCACAGAATTCAAGGGTGGGAAACAGATGGGCTTGAGGTTTGATCCAACCCAAGACTCTCTCTATAGCCTCTCCTGACCTTGACTCCCATTCCCCAGATGGGGATCTGGTGGAGTCCAGAGGCCTGTCTGGGGTAAATGGGTTTGCCTCTGTATATGCCCTCTCATTCACTAGGTGTAGGCTGTGGTGCTGCCAGCCACCCCTGGATGCCTGGAGGTAAAGGGGATGGCTCTCTAAGAAGGGAGCTCTTCTCTGAGAAGCAGGAAGGAGTACCCAGCAAGTGCCCACGTAATCAGCTgtgctgtgttttgtgtgtgtgtgtgtgtgtgtgtgtgtgtgtgtgtgtgtgtgtgttgctagggaTCAGACTAGGGGACTTGGGCGTGCAAGGTcagatgctctaccactgggcCACAGCCACAGCCCCCACGTGGGCGACTGTAGGCAGGCATCCACTGAGTCGTGCCCATGCCCACATggttccaccactgagctgtccTCAGCTCTTGGAGTTTGTGGTTAAGTATTAATActgatttgtgtgtttgtgtgctatgtgtgtgggggtgcacatGGCACAGCATGCCTGTGGATGCCAGGGGACGATTTACAGAAGCTGTTCCTCTCCTtagcatgtgggttctggggacagaactcaggtcaccaggcttggcagcagatcCCTTTACACACTGAAGCCACTTCACTGCCCGagctcttgtttttttgttttttctttctttcttttttttggtttttcgagacagggtttctctgtgtagctctggctgtcctggaactcactctgtagaccaggctggccacaaactcagaaatccacctgcctctgcctcccaagtactgggattaaaggcgtgcgccgccaccgccgccgccaccaccacccagccgagctcttggttttttgagatgtggtcttgttgtgTAGCCAAGGCCAGGAATTCACAATTCTCCTGTTTAACTCCCCCCCAAGCAGGCTtgtggcatgcaccaccaccacctgcctgGGATGCATTTATGTTGACAGTAGGGAGGGGCAGCAGAGGGGCTTCTCCACCATCTCTAGCAGCCCTTGGGGGACCTCACAACTCACTCCacactctctcctctttcccatcCAGAGAAGATCTTCTCAGAAGCAGTTCCCAAGTGTGAGAAATGCCAGAGTGTGGTAAAGCCTGGTGAGcctggggctgggggcatggGACTGGAGCTGGGACCCCAAATCTGGCCACTCTGCTACCTGGCCCACCCCCTACTGTTCTGCAGAGGGTGGGTATCTGTTTGCCCTGCCCCCCCAGGCCTCAGTTGGGCCCCAACTCCTGACTGTTCTAGCTCTGTCTCCCatatctcctctcctctgtcccttTGTTCCTTTGTCTGCTTCTACCTCAGATATTGTATTTTTCGGTGAGAACCTTCCATCGCGCTTCTTCTCCTGCATGCAGTCAGTAAGTGCCCACTCTGGGCTTGGCCCATGTGAGGGGAACAAAGCCAGGGCAGTGGGGTCCAAGTCCTTACTGGCTACTCCCCGCAGGACTTCTCGAAGGTGGACCTCCTCATCATCATGGGCACCTCCCTGCAGGTGCAGCCCTTCGCCTCTCTCATCAGCAAGTAGGTTAAGGAGGATGGGACTGGGGGTCAGCTGTGGACAGGGCACTAGGGCAGATCCTGAATCTCAGCTCCCCCTTCCCAGGGCACCACTAGCCACCCCACGGCTGCTCATTAATAAGGAGAAGACAGGCCAGGTGAGTctgcctcagctccctctccctctccttcctcatttTGCCGCTTCCTCGAGGGACAGGGCAGGCCCTGTGTCCTACCTGGAGCACTAGTACCTTAGACTTGCCAGCTCAGGCAGGAGAACATGGGAGTTGTGCTGTGCACTGGGCCAACCTGATACCTTGGGTCTCTGTGCCATTCTGGATTCCACTGAGCAAATAACAGAACCGTGCCTTGAACCTGCTGAAACCAGATGTGCTTCCCAGGACCCCAGAGGCCATCCAGGCATTACCATTCTAGTCCCCTCTCACATATCAAAATCTGGGGACTCTCAAGTCCCTCATATGAAGTGGCAGAGTGTTTGTATAGAGCAATCTCCTGAAGATGCTAAGCTGCGTCTATGTGGCGTGGTGTGATCCAGTGTGAACTCAGGAGAGAGGCTCCCATGTAACCCTGTCCTCTCAAACACACCATGTCAttggagatgaccttgaactcctgatcttcccacctctgccttccaagttctgttACGACAagctgtgccaccacacctggctgtgcTATTTGCTTTGCAGTCTGATTAAGTTAGTTGTTTGTCATGCACACATTAGGTCCTGAGTTTGACTGcctgcacccacataaaaatccaggCCCAGTGTTTGCAGTCCCACACCGGAGAGGGAAAGATTAGCAGGTCCCGGGGCTCACCGCATAGCCAGTCTCACATAATCCTGAATTCCAGGCcattgagaaatggctcagaaagaGTGTGTTTGGGCTGAGGATATAACTCGGTGGCGGTGTTTGCCTGGCATATacgaggctctgagttcaatccttagcactgccaaaaaaaattatttttggacTAAAGAGAtagcttaggggttaagagcactttctgttcccagcacccatgtcaggtggcttacaTCTGCCTTCAACCCTAGCTCCTGgtgacctgatgccctcttctgacctctttgagCACCCACACATAAAGGACATACATGCAGTTAGATAAAAAtaagccaagtggtggtggtacacacttaatcccagcacttggtaggcagagacaggtgaatctgagttcgagaccagtctggtccCCTAGTGAATTCTATATTAGCCAGGACTATACTATATACATGTCTTTTGAGACACTatctaatcaatcaatcaatcagtaaaAAATTTGATAACTCCTTAGAAGCAGTACACATGGTTGGCCTTTTGGAGAACTTGACCTCCAggtccacatgtgtacacacatagacacgtaccccacccccacacacaaacacatacacacacacacacacacacacacacacacacatacacacattaattaGTAAATAGAAAACTAAGGCTAGGTATGGTgggacacatctttaatcccagcactgaggaggcagaggaaaagtggatctttgtgagttcaaggccagtctggtctacagagcgagctccaggacacccagggctacacagtgagacctgtcttGGAAATAAGCGTAAGGCAGGTCTGGTGGCTCAGGgctgtagccttagctgtcctctCCCCACAGACGGATCCCTTCCTGGGCATGATGATGGGCTTGGGAGGTGGCATGGATTTTGACTCCAAGAAGGCTTACAGGTGAGTCAGGGCCTGGGTGAGCAGCTTGGGAAGAGCGGGCTGGAGCGGGGGAGAAGacagaaggctggccaggcctcAGCCTGTTCTCTTCTGCTCACCCTGCAGGGATGTGGCCTGGCTGGGTGACTGTGACCAAGGCTGCCTGGCTCTTGCTGACCTCCTCGGATGGAAGGTGAGGAGCTGGGCCACCTCAGCCCACCCTGAGCCCAGTCCCATGGGGATACACAATAACCTCTGACTTCTGTCAACTTTGCCCCCTACAGAAGGAGCTGGAAGACCTTGTCCGGAGGGAGCATGCCAACATAGATGCCCAGTCGGGGTCACAGGCCCCCAATCCCAGCACTACCATGTCCCCTAGAAAGTCCCCGCCTCCTGCCAAGGAGGCGGCCAGgaccaaagagaaagaggaacaccagTAACCACTACCTCCCACTCAGGACAGCGGAGCCCCAGCCAGCACTGGTCCCTCTAACATGCAGCTTGTGTGAGCTCATAGACCCTTCATTCTCTTAACTACTTTCTTGAAACCAGGGTCCCCAACTCAGTCCCAGAAAAGTCTAATATACCTAAGGGCTGAGGCCTGTGCAGTATCTAACCATAGCCCACAGCCTCTAACCACCCAGGGCAAGAAGCAGCCTCCCTAACTTCTAATTACTCCCAGAGAGCAGGTTACCCCAAAAATCCAACAGTGCCAGAATAAGGCATTTCTCTATTGTTTTTGGGGAGGGCCTATGGCTAAATCAAATTAACCTACCCCGAATAGGGGCTGGACTCCAAATATAACTTCACCGAAGGGGGTGGGGCCTCATGGGTTCTCTGATCCTGAAGGCCTGCCAACTCTCTGCCTCCAACAAAGTGGGTACTGGGATCCCTTACCTAGGGACCCACTTGCCAGCTATTGGTGGATGAGCAAGAGACCTTGCTTattagaaacaaattaaaaaacaaaacaaagcaactaaCTATGAGCTGTGTGGCCTCTGCTTTTTTTAGTGGGTACTTGAGGcagctggaggagggagagggctggGCCATAAAGACTCCAGACCATCTATGGCTCCAGGATCTTAGGAGTAATGGCAACTGGGGCCAAGAGATACCCCTGTAGATGGTAGCCTGGTGACTTTTCACCCTAGCTCTCAGCCAGCCAGAGACCCACTCCTCCAAAGTGGATCCCTTAATACTGGCCccccagaaagagagaggaaggtgatTTCAGATGCCCCAGCCCCgcctcttcccctgcctccctGGCTTCCTCTCTAGAGAACACTTTCACTTCCTGCTGCTCTGGCTCCCCTCGGAACAGGTAGGGCCCCCAGGGACCAAACATCTGGTCCCATTTGCACCCACAGCTGCCTCCATCAAACCCTGCCCAGCACTACCCATGTCCAGATCTCCTTGCAAGGGTTCTGGAGGGGAGGAGCActgcctcccttcttccctgcttTTCCCTGAGGTGTGCTCCCCACCCTAACACCTTTAAGTTGCCAGTCGGCAGCTCAGTAATTTATGTAGCTGATAATTATCTGGCTTGCACACAATACCCTAAGAGAAATGGAACCTTCAGAATAGGGCTAGCCTGATTATCAGCCCTTTTCCCAAGCTAGCCAGTCACCTAATGCTGGGCCAGTAATTCAGGCAGAAAAATGGAGGTGAGAtgggggaggatggagagatgatgGAAAAACAGCTGGAtggtctctccagtcccacatgcCTTACTCCTGAGAGTGCTGTGGAGAAAGTACTCGAAGGGTTCAGGTGGAATTGATAATCCCCTCTTGGTGAACACTTGGGGTGTAGTGTGGGCATAGTGACACATACTATGATGCCAGACGTGGAAAGTGGAGGCAAGATGAAGAGTAAGGATCTAGCCTCTGCTGCGTACACAGCAAGTATGAGACAAGCCTGGGCTGTATGacgccctgtctcagaaagaaaagttaatgtTTGACAGATAAATGGAagcaggatggtggtggtgcatgcctttaatcccagcactcgtaagaaagaagcaggcagatctctgtcagttccaggccagcctggtctatagaaagagttccaggatagccagattgacataataagaccctgtttccaaaaaataaaaaataaaaaataatttttttaatcaaatatggGAGAGGGTATGTTAGGGTTCCTCTGAAGTCT includes:
- the Sirt2 gene encoding NAD-dependent protein deacetylase sirtuin-2 isoform X2, encoding MAEPDPSDPLETQAGKVQEAQDSDSDTEGGAAGGEAEMDFLRNLFTQTLGLGSQKERLLDELTLEGVTRYMQSERCRRVICLVGAGISTSAGIPDFRSPSTGLYANLEKYHLPYPEAIFEISYFKKHPEPFFALAKELYPGQFKPTICHYFIRLLKEKGLLLRCYTQNIDTLERVAGLAPQDLVEAHGTFYTSHCVNTSCGKEYSMSWMKEKIFSEAVPKCEKCQSVVKPDIVFFGENLPSRFFSCMQSDFSKVDLLIIMGTSLQVQPFASLISKAPLATPRLLINKEKTGQTDPFLGMMMGLGGGMDFDSKKAYRDVAWLGDCDQGCLALADLLGWKKELEDLVRREHANIDAQSGSQAPNPSTTMSPRKSPPPAKEAARTKEKEEHQ
- the Sirt2 gene encoding NAD-dependent protein deacetylase sirtuin-2 isoform X1; translated protein: MPQKEASPDAVVNNTPDSDSDTEGGAAGGEAEMDFLRNLFTQTLGLGSQKERLLDELTLEGVTRYMQSERCRRVICLVGAGISTSAGIPDFRSPSTGLYANLEKYHLPYPEAIFEISYFKKHPEPFFALAKELYPGQFKPTICHYFIRLLKEKGLLLRCYTQNIDTLERVAGLAPQDLVEAHGTFYTSHCVNTSCGKEYSMSWMKEKIFSEAVPKCEKCQSVVKPDIVFFGENLPSRFFSCMQSDFSKVDLLIIMGTSLQVQPFASLISKAPLATPRLLINKEKTGQTDPFLGMMMGLGGGMDFDSKKAYRDVAWLGDCDQGCLALADLLGWKKELEDLVRREHANIDAQSGSQAPNPSTTMSPRKSPPPAKEAARTKEKEEHQ
- the Sirt2 gene encoding NAD-dependent protein deacetylase sirtuin-2 isoform X3, coding for MDFLRNLFTQTLGLGSQKERLLDELTLEGVTRYMQSERCRRVICLVGAGISTSAGIPDFRSPSTGLYANLEKYHLPYPEAIFEISYFKKHPEPFFALAKELYPGQFKPTICHYFIRLLKEKGLLLRCYTQNIDTLERVAGLAPQDLVEAHGTFYTSHCVNTSCGKEYSMSWMKEKIFSEAVPKCEKCQSVVKPDIVFFGENLPSRFFSCMQSDFSKVDLLIIMGTSLQVQPFASLISKAPLATPRLLINKEKTGQTDPFLGMMMGLGGGMDFDSKKAYRDVAWLGDCDQGCLALADLLGWKKELEDLVRREHANIDAQSGSQAPNPSTTMSPRKSPPPAKEAARTKEKEEHQ